The genomic stretch TCATTACGCTTAGTCCGGGTGCGTCAGGAAAAACATACAATGTAACATATGAAGCGGAAAGTTTTCAACCCGTATCTGAAACAATTAAAATTGAACCAGGTTCCTCTTATCAGGAAATCGAACGTGAGATCGGTCTTAAGTCGATCAACTTTGAAAGTAAAACGTTGGGAACTGTTTCTGTAAGTGGTACCATTACCAACAAGGATGCAAAGCCGATACCCGGTGCCAAGATCACAATAAAGGATAATAATACAGGACAACTGGTGGCTACATATTATTCGAACGCGACAGACGGTATGTATTATTTTGTTCTTCAGAGAGGTCAGAACTATTACTTGTCGTATGAAGCGGAGGGTTACCTGTTTCAATCGGAAAATGTGAACGTACCAAAGGAACCTGTTTATTCTGAGATCAATAAAGTGATTGTTCTCGAGCCGATACAAAAAGGAACAAAGATCACCCTGAAGAATCTTTTCTTTGCAAGTGGAAAATCGCTTATCAGCAAACAATCTCAGATTGAGCTGGAAAAGCTTTACACCCTGATGAAGGAAAACCCTGATCTTGTGATCGAGATCGCTGGCCATACAGATAACGTGGGTGATGAAAAGAAAAATATAAAATTGTCACAGGACAGGGCTAACGCGGTTGTGACTTACCTTGTTAAAAAAGGGATCAGGGCTAAACAAATGGTTGCAAAAGGTTATGGTCCTTCTCAGCCCGTTGCCAAAAATACACTTCCCAATGGAAAGCCAGATGTGGCAGGTATGGCACAGAACAGAAGGGTAGAAATGAAGGTTCTTGAATCAAAATAACTTTAAGGTTGTTGGTTGATCATAAATAGACAACCAACAACTTACAATCCATAATAACACACCCAGGCAGGTTGGTAGAGACATCCCCTTTGAGGTGATGGCGGGAAGCGATCTTGCGGGTTGAGTTACCCTGTATAAACTTAATGTTCTTTGTGTTTTTGTTTTAATTAGGCCCAGGTGGCGAAATTGGTAGACGCACCACTTTGAGGGGGTGGCGGGAAACCGTGCTGGTTCGAATCCAGTCCTGGGCACAATAATATATTTAAGGAATAAATTCTTTCCCCAGGGATTATTTGTCGAGTTGTTTCAAGCATTTTTTAAGGTCAATCCCTGTACCTAAAATCCCTGAGAATATGTCGCCGGTTTTTTTTAACCGTTGAGGAAGTGTATAAATGTCAAACTGTTTAGGAGAAAGAGTTGGTTTAACTTCAGACCATTTTAGCGGCGTGGAAACGGTTGCACCGGCAATGGGTCGTAAACTGTATACCGAAGCTATGGTTTGCCCTCTGCGGTTTTGGAGGTGATCAAGGTATATCTTTTCACCCCGTTTTTGCAGGTTTCTTTCTATGCTTGTAAATGCAGGCAGTTGTTCGTTCGCTATTATACAAATGATCTGGGCAAAATATTTAACCTGATCGTAGTCGTATTTTTTGCCCATAGGAATGTAGATATGCATACCGGTTGCACCGGATGTTTTGCAGAAATTTGTAATCTTCCTTTTTTCAAGAATGTCGTGGATAACATTTGCAACTTCAATTACCTGTTCAAAATTGTTTTTATCAGAAGGGTCAATGTCAATTATTAAGTAATCCGGTTTATTAAGTGCACTAATTGTTGAATGCCAGGGATTAATTTCAATGCATCCCAGGTTATTCATGTAAGTTAAGGTTGCTTTATTGTTGCAAAGGATATAATCAATATCCTTATTTGCTGATTCTGAAAATATTTCAAAACTTTTTACCCATGGAGGAGCTTCATGCCCGGCGTCCTTGTGAAAAAAACCGTTATCCTTGATCCCGTTTGGATTCCGTTTTAATGATTGAGGTCTGTTTATTAAATAGGGTAGGATATAATCGGAAATACTCATATAGTAATTGATCACATCTCCCTTGGTAATACCTTCTTCCGGCCAGAATATTTTGTTGGTATGGGTTGTCTGAACCCGGATGTTGCCGAAGGAATAAATTTTATCTTCTTCTTCTCCTGATGCAGGGATTGCTTCCTGAGGAACCTGTAGTGTTGTTTCTTTGGGGGATTTATCCGGCCGTAAACGCAAAAAGATGGGATGACGCATTATTCCGTCTTTTGTCCATTCAGAATATTTTATTTCACATACCAATACCGGTTTGACCCAGGTTACAGGCCTGTTTGTTTTCACCGTTTTATCAAATGGTGACGTATCCCGGATCAAAGGAGTCAGCAGGTCCGATACTTCTTTTAATAACTGATTATCGAAGCCCGATCCCGTATGACCAATATATTTCAGGGAACTTCCATCCAGCACACCCAATACTAACGCTCCAAAGTGTTTTCTTGAGCCTGTGGGTTTGGTAAAGCCCGCAATAATTGCGTCCTGCGATTTATGATTTTTGATCTTGAGCCATTCTTTGGTTCTTTTACCCGGATAATATTCACTATCTGCTTTTTTGGCCACTATGCCTTCCAGGTTTCGTTTCATTGCTACATTAAAAAAATCTTTCCCTTTTTCCGATATGTGATCGGAATATTTTACCACGTCATTTTTTTTGATTATTTTTTTTAATAATTTTTTTCTTTCCCAGAGAGGAGAGCTGCATATATTTTTGCCGGCAAGGAATAAAATATCGAACACATAATAACAAATGGCATATTTCCTATTGTTTTCATGGTCCTGTAACAATTGGAAATTCGGATTTCCATCCTCGTCCATTACAACAATTTCTCCGTCAAGTACAGCGTTGATGTTTATTTTTTTTAGTTCTTTTATTACTAACGGGTAAGAGCTATTAAACGTAATTCCATTCCTGGAATACAACTGAATATTTCCATCCTTTAGCTCCGCAATAGTGCGGTACCCATCCCATTTAATTTCATACAACCAATCTTTATCATCAAAGGGCTTCTCTGTTTCCTTTGCCAGCATTGGTTTTATATAATCGGAGAGCTTTTTGCTTTCTACCGGCAAGGGAAAGGCTTTTACTTTTTTTTTAACCGATTTACTATGTAATTGCAGCCATTTATTTATCGGTGAGCTCTTTGGGGTATATGTTTCACTGGAATATTCTTTATGTAAGGCATACGCATCATTATGTTTAATCAACAACCAGGCGTTACTTTCTTTTCCTTTTAGCTTTACTAAAGCAAATTCACCTTTTAGCTTTTTTCCATACAATTTAAATTTAAGGTTCCCTTTTCTTAAACCCTCTCTCAATTGGTTTTCTGCAGTTTTTTTATCGGAATTGTTAAGGTCGGAATAATAACCGGTATCCCATATTTCAACTATACCAGCGCCGTAATTACCTTCAGGAATAATTCCTTTGAAATTTTTGTAATCGTATGGGTGATCTTCCACCATCATTGCCAATCGCTTATCATGAGGGTTTAAAGAGGGCCCTTTGGGAACAGCCCAGCTTTTTAATGTACCATCCAGCTCCAACCGGAAATCATAATGTAAGTGAGACGCTTTGTGACGCTGCACTACGAAAGATAACTTTGAAGCAGGGGATTTAATTCTCCCTTTTGGTTCAATGGTTTTAAAAAAATTTCTCTTTTTATTATAGCTGTCTAATTGCATCAGGAAGCTTTTTGTTTAGTTTCTAAACTGGCTTTTAAAAGTTCCATCAGATCTTCTGTTTTTCTGTGTACTATTTTCAATTTTGAAGGTTTTATTTTTATTCCTTTGGCTTTAGCTTTTATCAGTTTTAATAAAGAGGCTGTATAAGTGTCTTTGTACCAGGTAATATCAAATTGTCCTGAAAACTGATTGATCAGCGAAATAGCCATTTGTAGTTCTCCCGGTTTTAAAGTTATTTTTTCGGGTAATGATAAGCCGGATGTATCTCTTATTTCTTCAGCAAACCGTATTCGATTTAAAATAATTACATTTTTTGCAGGCTTCAAAACGGCCAGGTTTTCTTTATTACGCATCACAAAAGTTGTTAAGCCTACTTTCCCTGTTTTTATCAATGCCTCTCTTAATAAAGCATATGCCTTTATACCGCTTTTCTCTGGTTCCAGGTAATAGGGGATTTCATAATACATACTGTCTATTTCATTTTCTTTAACAAAATGTGAAACTTCCATCAATCCTGTTTTTTTTGAACTGGCTTGTTCAAAATCTTCTTTAGTGAGTATGATATATTCTTCATTGTATTTATATCCTTTTACTATATTTTCCCAGCTTACTTCTTTCCCGGATCTTTCATTCACACGCATGAACCGTATGTTGGAGTGATCTTTCTTGTCCAGCATGTCCAGGTTTAATTCGCTTCCCTGTGTTGCGCTATAAAGTTTAACCGGGATATTTACCAGCCCGAAACCTATTGCACCCGTCCATAATGATCGCATATGAAAGTTTTTTAGTTAAAAATTTGGTTACCCATTTATAATTTCCCCTCCGTTAGGATGTAATACCTGCCCGGTCATATATGATGAATTTTCACATGCAAGAAATAAGTAACACGGCGCTATTTCTACGGGCTCTCCGGCACGTTTCATTGGTACATCACTTCCGAACGTAGAAACTTTGGATGCTTTGAAGCTTGAAACAATAAGAGGTGTCCAGATGGGACCGGGTGCAACAGCATTCACGCGGATCTTTTTGTTTGCAAGATTTGCAGATAAACTTCTCGTAAAAGATACAATTGCTCCTTTGGTGGCGGAATAATCTATTAAATGTGCGCTTCCGCGATATGCTGTAACAGATGTGGTATTGATAATAGCGCTGCCGGCTCGCATATGGTTTAATGCATTTTTAGTAATCCAAAACATCGAAAATAAATTACTCTGGAATGTTTCCAGTAATTGTTTTGTGCTTATCTCATTTAGCGTTTTTCTTTCATACTGCACAGAAGCATTATTCACAAGGATATCCAGTTGTCCTAAATTTTTAATTGTTTTTGAAACAACCGATTTACAAAATTGTTCTTTCTTTAAGTCACCGGAAATTAGCAGGCATTTCTGTCCATATTCTTCAATTGTTTTTTTTGTTTCTTCAGCATCCATATGTTCATTATAATAAGCAATGACAACATCGGCTCCTTCCTTTGCAAAAAGGACCGCAACAGCCCGGCCAATTCCACTGTCGCCTCCCGTGATCAATGCGCATTTCCCTCTTAATTTTCCTGATGAATTTGCTTTCTTATCGTCATACAGCGGAGCAGGTTTCATTTTGAACTCTCTTCCTGGCCGGTTTTGATGCTGGGGTTTCCGAAGTACTTTTTCTTCATTCGACTTTTGCATGCTAAATTGTTTTTAATAGAGTTAAACTCAAAAAATATGCCAGCGGCAAACTATCAGAAAGAGCACAGCGTTGAGTAGCGGGGAGTATAAACAATTAATCTCAGAAAAATGGGGGCGATTATTCCACAGGTGGGAATATATTACTACGTTATTATAAATTCTGATTTAATAGATGGGATTATATGGTTGTTAGGAATGAGCGTTTATTTAGGCTTAATGTAACGGGATTGGCGACATTCATATGTTTGTTTTTCTTGCTGTTTTTGTGACATGGGTACAACTATTGCTTAGTGTTCTGTAAAAAAATAAAAACAGGAGAAAGCTATCTTTATTTTATATTTCAGTTATTGCTGGAAGTTTGTTACTGGTATCCTATCCGGGATGGGGTCTAGGTGGGCCTGATCTATATATTTTTAGTTGTAGCATTAATATTATTAATATTCAGATTGTTCAGTATTGTAATTTAAGTTATGAATTGCGATGCGATGCGATACGAAATGATACGTTTATTTGTGTCTTGATATAAATTTTTGAATGTGAACCTCACACTTATACCGAGGGAATTTGATTTTACGGATTTTGAGACTTAGAACCGGTAACAATAAGTTTGTTAAAAAATGTAAGGCCATGACACAACAGAAATTAAATTTTTTCATCATTGATGAAAATAAAATAATCAGTGAAGAACTTAGAAAAGATCTTCAGAAACGATTTGATTCAAAATTAGATCTTTCGGTATGTTATGACCGGGAAGTTTGTCTTGAAAAGGCGAACGAAGAGGTTGATGTTGTAATAATTATAGCTGCAAACAATAAGAAAAATTATGCGACATTCCTGGATGCAATTGAAACGCTTAGTCCTAATGCAAAAGTGATCATGCATTCTTCTAATGATGATATAGGAAAGACTGTTGAATCGTTTCAATTCGGATCTGCTGATCCGTATGTAAAAAAGGCCCGTACACGGGTGAGGATCATATTGCTGCTCAATAAATATGTAGCCGATCCGATATTATTACTGGCAAAGGAGTTTGGCATTTCAAAATATACTGCAATATTCCTGCTGACCTTTTTTATAGTTGGGCTTATTGTAATGCTTTTTTTAGAATTCTATCGTTAATAATTTACATGTATTAAGACTTGACCTGATTACTCATTTGCGGTATAGTATCCCTGATTATAATGATGTTCCCCGCATTAGGCGAGCAAAGGAGATTCCTTCTGAAACACACAAGCAATTTAAGAAAAGCTTAAGAAGCTTAATCTTAATTTAGAGTCTTTAGGGATGGTTGATCCATTGCCTTTTTCATGTAAGGTTGATATGTATTTATAACCCCAAAATGATGAATTATTTAACTTTTTTCACTGAATTATTCATTGGCATACCGGAAGTTTCTGATTTAGCAGGAATCACCGCAGATCCTGCAAGATCGTCAAAATAATAGACGTTTGTAGTTAATGAATTAGGATTAAACAGTAAAGTTATCTGGTCAATTTCGCTTGACGAAATTTCACTTCCTTCTGGTATTTGCGAGAATTTAAATTCCAGTACTTCCCAGCCATTACTTATTGTGGTATAAGCCTGGTATTGACTATTGATGCCCGCAGGATATTCTTTTTTACCTTGCTTTCCCAGTTGAATTTCTACAAGGGTTCCAACAGGTGCATTCGTATATACCTTCATTGTTATTTTTGGTGGCATTCCGTCATATGTTGCATATAAATATAAATCGACATCCGCTAACTTGCCCTGAGCAATCATTTTAATGTTGTCGAATTTTTTTGTGCCATTGCGGACATATTTAGCGCATTTTTTTGTGCTGTTTATATTGTTAGCTGCCGGATTTTTTGCGAGCGTGTCCAATACTCCTGTTCTTTCGCCATAATGCAATCTCTTAACGCCTTCAAAATTATCATACGTTTGAGATTGGCTGAACATCAAGCCGGTTTGAAATACAAAAACCGAAACCAGCACTATATATTTTTTAAAATTGATTTTTATCCCGAATACCCGGGATACTTTATTTTGTGTTTTCATAATTAATAGTTTTTGATAACAAAATTAATTGAGATATAATGAGCTTTAACTGATATTCGGTAATAAAGGCCTTTTAATAGCCGAAGCCCGGATTAATATAGT from Bacteroidota bacterium encodes the following:
- the ligD gene encoding DNA ligase D; this encodes MQLDSYNKKRNFFKTIEPKGRIKSPASKLSFVVQRHKASHLHYDFRLELDGTLKSWAVPKGPSLNPHDKRLAMMVEDHPYDYKNFKGIIPEGNYGAGIVEIWDTGYYSDLNNSDKKTAENQLREGLRKGNLKFKLYGKKLKGEFALVKLKGKESNAWLLIKHNDAYALHKEYSSETYTPKSSPINKWLQLHSKSVKKKVKAFPLPVESKKLSDYIKPMLAKETEKPFDDKDWLYEIKWDGYRTIAELKDGNIQLYSRNGITFNSSYPLVIKELKKININAVLDGEIVVMDEDGNPNFQLLQDHENNRKYAICYYVFDILFLAGKNICSSPLWERKKLLKKIIKKNDVVKYSDHISEKGKDFFNVAMKRNLEGIVAKKADSEYYPGKRTKEWLKIKNHKSQDAIIAGFTKPTGSRKHFGALVLGVLDGSSLKYIGHTGSGFDNQLLKEVSDLLTPLIRDTSPFDKTVKTNRPVTWVKPVLVCEIKYSEWTKDGIMRHPIFLRLRPDKSPKETTLQVPQEAIPASGEEEDKIYSFGNIRVQTTHTNKIFWPEEGITKGDVINYYMSISDYILPYLINRPQSLKRNPNGIKDNGFFHKDAGHEAPPWVKSFEIFSESANKDIDYILCNNKATLTYMNNLGCIEINPWHSTISALNKPDYLIIDIDPSDKNNFEQVIEVANVIHDILEKRKITNFCKTSGATGMHIYIPMGKKYDYDQVKYFAQIICIIANEQLPAFTSIERNLQKRGEKIYLDHLQNRRGQTIASVYSLRPIAGATVSTPLKWSEVKPTLSPKQFDIYTLPQRLKKTGDIFSGILGTGIDLKKCLKQLDK
- a CDS encoding Ku protein, yielding MRSLWTGAIGFGLVNIPVKLYSATQGSELNLDMLDKKDHSNIRFMRVNERSGKEVSWENIVKGYKYNEEYIILTKEDFEQASSKKTGLMEVSHFVKENEIDSMYYEIPYYLEPEKSGIKAYALLREALIKTGKVGLTTFVMRNKENLAVLKPAKNVIILNRIRFAEEIRDTSGLSLPEKITLKPGELQMAISLINQFSGQFDITWYKDTYTASLLKLIKAKAKGIKIKPSKLKIVHRKTEDLMELLKASLETKQKAS
- a CDS encoding SDR family oxidoreductase produces the protein MQKSNEEKVLRKPQHQNRPGREFKMKPAPLYDDKKANSSGKLRGKCALITGGDSGIGRAVAVLFAKEGADVVIAYYNEHMDAEETKKTIEEYGQKCLLISGDLKKEQFCKSVVSKTIKNLGQLDILVNNASVQYERKTLNEISTKQLLETFQSNLFSMFWITKNALNHMRAGSAIINTTSVTAYRGSAHLIDYSATKGAIVSFTRSLSANLANKKIRVNAVAPGPIWTPLIVSSFKASKVSTFGSDVPMKRAGEPVEIAPCYLFLACENSSYMTGQVLHPNGGEIING